Genomic DNA from Pelosinus sp. IPA-1:
TTCTTTAATCGGCCTTACTAATTTAAGCCACAGAGGCGGGGTTGGCAGTGAACCAGACACAGGAGATGGAGCGGGGATCCTCATACAAATTCCCCATGCCTTTATGAAGAAGGTTTGTAAAGATCAAATTGATTTACCTGAATGGGGCGAATATGGAATTGGCACGGTGTTTCTTCCCGTAGATACTGAGCGGCGAATTTACTATGAAGCTTGTCTGGAAGATATCGTTAAAAGTGAAGGACAAGAGCTTTTAGGCTGGCGGGATGTTCCCACAGATCCTTCTAGGCTTGGAAAAACGGCAAAGGATTGTATGCCATGTATTCGGCAAGTTTTTATTGGCCGAGGCAATGAATTGAAGAGTCAACTTGATTTTGAAAGGAAATTGTTCGTTATTCGTAAGATGGGAGAAAAGCTTGCCCAGGAGTCAAGTTCGGTTATGGCTGAAAGTTTCTATATTTCCAGCCTCTCTAGCAGAACGATTGTATATAAAGGGATGCTGAAGGCCGAGCAGCTTGCTCTTTTTTACCCAGATTTAAATGATCCATCTTGCGAGACGGCACTGGCACTCATTCATTCACGTTACAGCACCAATACCTTCCCCAGTTGGGAAAGAGCCCATCCTAACCGCTATATCATCCATAATGGTGAAATTAATACATTACGTGGCAATATTAATCAGATGCATGCCCGTGAAGCCTTATTTCAAACGGAAGTTTTCGGTGAAGATCTTAGTAAAGTGCTGCCAGTCATCAATCCTGATGGCAGTGATTCGGCCATGTTTGACAACTGTGTGGAGTTCTTGATGCTGTCAGGAATGTCCTTGCCTCATGTCATGATGATGATGATTCCAGAACCTTGGTCTAACCATGAAAGCATGGGGGATGAAAAAAAAGCATTTTATGAATTTCACAGTTGTTTAATGGAGGCGTGGGACGGTCCAGCTGCTATGGGATTTACTGATGGTGTGAGAATAGGTGCGGTTCTCGATAGAAATGGACTACGTCCATCACGGTATTATGTTACTAGTGATGGTATGGTGGTACTAGCTTCAGAAGTTGGCGTTTTTGATATTCCTGATGAAAAAATTATAAAAAAAGATAGGTTGTATCCAGGGAAAATGTTGCTTATCGATACAAAGGAAGGCCGAATTGTTAATGACGAGGAGCTAAAACACACTATAGCATCTGCACATCCTTATCGTGAATGGCTTAATCGATACATAGTTCATTTGAATGATTTGCCTGATATCAGATCGGAAAAGATGGAAGACAAGATAAGGCTTGTGCAAAAGCAAAAAGCATTTGGCTATTCCTATGAAGACTTACGTATGATTCTAGTGCCGATGGCCAAGGACGGGGTGGATCCAATTGGTGCTATGGGCAACGATATTCCTCTCTCTGTGCTGTCGGAAAGACCACAACTCCTATATGAATATTTTAAGCAGTTGTTTGCTCAAGTTACGAATCCCCCCATCGATGCATTACGGGAGGCCATTGTGACGTCTACTGAAGTGCTGCTCGGTTCTGAACAGAATCTTTTAGCACAAAAGCCGTTAAGCTGCCGTCGTATAAAACTCTCTTCACCGATACTTGACAACCATGAATTAGAAAAACTGAAAAACATCAATATTCAAGGCTTCAAAGCAATTACTTTATCCACTTTATATCAAGTATCTCAAGAGGATACGGGCCTCGAATTAGCGTTAAAAACGCTGTTCGCAGCAGCAGAAAACGCAGTGGCGGGAGGTGCTAACCTTCTTATTTTATCTGATCGTGGAATCAATAAAGAATACGCAGCTATGCCATCATTGCTTGCAGTAGCAGGTCTTCATCATCATCTGATTCGTGAAGGACTGAGAACGCAGGCAAGTATTATATTGGAATCTGGCGAGCCTCGCGAGGTCCATCATTTTGCCTGCCTGCTTGGTTATGGTGTGTCGGCAATTAATCCTTATATAGCCTTTGAATCTATCACCCAATTGATAAAAGAAGGTTTTATCGAGGACTTAGAGGTAGAAAAAGCGATATCCCAATATAGTAAAGCAAGCACAAAAGGAGTCATTAAGATTTTATCAAAAATGGGGATATCAACAGTACAAAGTTATCAAGGGGCTCAGATTTTTGAAGCCGTCGGTCTTGGGCAAGTTTTTATCGATAAGTATTTTACACGGACAATCTCAAGAATTGGTGGTGTTGGCATCAAAGAAATTGCCCAAGGAATCAAAATGCGTCATGAAGCTGCCTTTGCCAGCAGTCCGCTCCAGGAAGAAGGCCTTGTTAGTGGTGGCAAGTATCAATACCGGAGTCATGAAGAATATCATCTGTATAATCCTGAAACGATACACAAACTTCAGTACGCTTGCCGAACGGGAAACTATGAGAGTTTTAAAGAGTATTCTAAGTTAATTAACGATAATAATCAAAAAAAATGTACGTTAAGAGGTTTGATTGTATTTAAGCCAGGAGCATCATCTGTGCCTCTTAATGAAGTGGAAGGGATTGACTCGATCTGCAAGAGATTTAAGACTGGTGCTATGTCCTTTGGTTCCATTAGCAAGGAAGCTCATGAGGCGGTTGCTATCGCTATGAACCGCATTGGTGGCAAAAGTAATACTGGTGAAGGAGGCGAAGACCCAGTCCGATTTCACCGAGAGCCTAGCGGAGATTTGAAATGCAGCGCGATCAAGCAGGTTGCCTCAGGCAGGTTTGGCGTAACCAGTGAGTATTTAGTTAACGCCGAGGAAATTCAGATCAAGATGGCACAAGGAGCAAAGCCAGGTGAGGGCGGGCAGCTACCTGGCGGGAAAGTGTACCCATGGATCGCCAAGGTACGATATTCAACTCCGGGTGTTGGCTTAATATCTCCGCCACCACACCATGATATCTACTCCATTGAAGACCTTAAGGAATTGATCCATGATTTGAAAAATGTTAATTCTAGGGCACGTATTAGCGTAAAGCTAGTTTCTGAGGCAGGTGTTGGTACGATTGCCGCCGGTGTTGCCAAAGGATTGGCTGATGTCATTCTGATCAGTGGTTACGACGGAGGGACAGGGGCATCACCCCGGACAAGTATCCGCCATGCTGGACTCCCTTGGGAGCTTGGCCTAGCAGAAACACATCAGACCTTGCTGATCAATAATCTGCGCAGCCGTGTTACTTTGGAAACAGATGGTAAGTTAATGACGGGGCGGGATGTAGCGATTGCTGCACTACTCGGGGCTGAAGAATTTGGTTTTGCAACAGCTCCCTTAGTTGCCCTTGGGTGTGTTATGATGCGAGTCTGTCACTTGGATACCTGCCCTGTAGGTGTTGCTACGCAAAATCCAAAGCTAAGAGAAAAGTTTACTGGTGACCCGCAGCATGTAGTGAATTTCATGCTTTTCGTTGCCCAGGAGTTACGTGAAATCATGGCAAAACTTGGTTTTAGAACGTTGAATGAAATGGTTGGGCGCTCTGATCAGCTAGAAATGTCATCGGCTATAGAACACTGGAAAGCCAAGTGCTTAGATTATTCAGCAATTTTTTACCAACCTTCAGTACCCAAGACAGTAGGTCGCTATTATCAGATACCACAAGATCATAGTCTTACTCTATCTCTTGATAATAGGCTTTTACTAAAGCTCTGTGGACCTGCTATTAAGGCTGGCGATAAAATCCAAGCAACTATACCTATACGTAATACTGACCGTGTTGTAGGAACTATCTTGGGTAGTGAAATAACAAGGAGATATGGTCCGGTTGGGTTACCTGATCATACGATCAAATTGCATTTTATCGGCTCTGCTGGACAAAGTTTTGGCGCTTTTATACCCCAAGGCATGACAATGATACTGGAGGGTGATGCCAACGACTATATAGGTAAAGGCCTTTCTGGAGGCAAAATTATCGTATATCCGCCTAAAAACATAAAATTTATCCCGGAAGAAAATATCATCATCGGTAATGTGGCTTTTTACGGTGCTACTAGTGGAGAAGCTTATATAAATGGTGTGGCTGGAGAACGTTTCTGTGTACGTAATAGCGGGATACAGGCCGTCGTAGAAGCAGTAGGGGATCATGGCTGCGAGTACATGACTGGCGGTCGCGTTGTGGTTCTTGGCCCAACAGGTCGGAATTTTGCAGCAGGTATGTCTGGGGGTATTGCATATGTATTCGACGAGAATGGTCGATTTAGTCATATGTGTAATAAAGAAATGGTGGAGCTTGCGTTAGTAGAAAATAGTGGGGAAAGAGCAGAAGTCAAGGCAATGATTCAAAACCATTTTATCTATACTGATAGTAACCGGGCTAAAGAAATATTGGAAGAGTGGGAATTTGTATGGCATAAATTTGTCAAGGTAATCCCGAAAGACTACAAACGTATGTTAGAAGCCATTGAAGAGGCCCATATCGAAGGATTAACAGGCGATGAAGCATTAATGGCTGCCTTTCAAAAAAACCACCGCGACTTTGCCCGCATTGGCGGAAATTGACGGGAGGATGGGATAATGGCAAAGCCGACAGGTTTTATGGAATATACCAGAGAAGTTGCCAAGGAGCGGTCCCCCCGAGAAAGGATTCAAGATTGGAAAGAGTTTCATATTGGGTTAAATGAAGAGAAGCAGCGTATACAAGCCGCTCGCTGTATGGACTGCGGAACGCCCTTTTGTCATTCTGGTGTAATGATTAGCGGTGCGGCATCAGGATGTCCGATCAATAATCTAATCCCTGAGTGGAACGAATTAATCTATAAGGGTTTATGGGAAAAAGCCTTGCAGCGTCTGTTAAAGACCAATAACTTTCCAGAGTTTACAGGGAGAGTTTGCCCAGCGCCTTGCGAAGGTTCCTGCACGCTAGGTATTAACGAGCCTATGATTACCATCAAAGCCAATGAATGTTCTATTATTGACTATGCATATAGAAAAGGATGGATGAAACCTAATACACCTACTATTAGAACAGGGAAAAAGGTGGCAGTGGTTGGTTCTGGTCCTTCAGGACTTGCTTGTGCGGAGCAGCTCAATCAGGTGGGACACTGGGTAACTGTACTAGAGCGTTCTGACCGAATTGGCGGGCTATTGATGTACGGGATACCCAATATGAAACTGGACAAAAAAATTGTTCAACGCCGTATTGATCTCATGGAAGAGGAAGGAATCCTTTTTAGAACAAAAATAGAAGTAGGAAAAACACTTCCTGCCGAAGAGTTATTGACTGATTTTGATGCTGTTGTCTTGTGCATAGGAGCAACTAAGCCACGAGACCTTATTGCAAGTGGGCGTGAAAATAGCGGAGTTTACTTTGCAGTGGATTTTCTTCACGCAAATACCAAAAGCCTGCTGGATTCAAGTATGAAGGTGGTTGGGATCCCGTCAGCCAAGGGGAAGGACGTTATTGTTATCGGAGGCGGAGACACAGGTACTGACTGTGTTGCTACAGCTATACGCCAAGGCTGCACAAGTGTGGTACAGTTTGAAATACTGCCGAAGCCCCCACTGATAAGAGATTCTAACAACCCTTGGCCAGAGTGGCCAAAAGTCTTTAAGACAGATTATGGGCAAGAAGAAGCACAGACGTTATTTGGATCCGATCCGCGGGAATTTTCTATTATGACAAAGAAAATTATCGGCGATGAAACTGGACACATAAGATCCTTACAGACCGTGCAGGTTGAATGGAGAAAAAATGATTTAGGAAAGTTTGTGCCGCTAGAGGTGCAAGGTTCGGAAAAAGATTGGCCTGTTCAGTTGGTGCTGATTGCTATGGGATTTTTAGGACCGGAAGAGGACATTCTAAGAAAACTTGGTGTCGAACAAGGTATGCATAGCAATGTCAAAACCCCAGAAGATAGCTTTGCCACAAATATTAAAGGCGTGTTCTGTGCTGGTGATGCCAGACGAGGGCAAAGTCTCGTCGTATGGGCGATTGATGAAGGGCGTAGGGCAGCTAAGGAATGCGATAAATACCTCATGGGTTATAGCAACTTACCCTAAACAATGATAATTTGTGAATGAATAAGAAGAAGGGACTGCGTTGAAACTAATGTTTCAACGCAGTCCCTTTCTGCTCTCACCTTAGAAGATAATTTCACCAATAATATATTTACCTTATAAAAAACTAGTCTTAAAGTGACAAAAATTGCAGAATAGGAAATATAAGATAAGAAAAAAGCGTAAAAAATACACTATAAATGTAAGGAGGAAGTTATATGCCAAATCTAAAAAATCCTATGGCACCTCAAGAATTACTGGTAGCGGGGGCAGCCTTAAAAATGGGGATTTTCGATGCCTTACGGGATAAGGCTACTAGCCTGGAGGAATTGGCAAGTAACCTGTCTATGGATCATCGAGCTCTTTGGACGGTGATGGAAGCACTTATTTCACTAGGCTATGTAAATCGCAATGGTGAAACTTTAAAAGTGACTATGGAAGCGAATGATTTATTTTTTAATGAAGACAGTGAAAACTATCTGGGTAACTCTTTGATTCACACTTTTAATGTTATTAAGGCCTGGACCCATTTACCTGAGATCTTAAAGTCGGGTCAACCATACAAATATGAACGTGACCAGCAAGATATTAAGGGTTTCATGAGTGCAATGAAGAAAACAGCTAAGGAAATCGCTCAGCAATTAGTAACTATTTCTCTCGATGGCTTGCCAGAAAAAGCGAGGGTTCTTGACTTAGGTGGGGGGCCATTAAACTACGCTAGACCATTCGCCGCCGCTGGAGCTGAAGTTACGGTGCAAGATATACCGGAAGTTTGCGCCATTATGGAACCAACTCTACTCCCTGAGGAAAACATTAAATTTGTGCCAGGTGATTTTACCGAAGAAGTTTTTTCAGGACAGTTTAATCTGATTTTTCTAGGTAACATTTGTCATATCTATGGAGAAGAAGAAAACCTTCTCTTGTTTAAGAGGGTGCATGATTCTTTACAGGAGGGAGGACGTATAACCATTCTAGATTTTGTTAGGGGAGTCAGTCCAAGAGCAGAACTCTTTGGCGTAAATATGCTGGCAAACACCAAGACTGGTGGTACTTGGACCCTGGACCAATACACCGACTGGCTAAAAGCAGCAGGTTTTTCTCAGGTGAAAATGCATGATATTGACGGCAGGCAAATTCTAACCGCCACAAGAGGAGCCTAAAAGGGAAAGATGGTATTACCTTGTAACGGTAATACCATCTTTCAGTTAATTCATTCGAGTGCCTTATTTATAAAGTCTCATTTCTGAAAAGATGATGGTTCCTTTTCCTTCAAGGGGTGAGATATTTAAAGTTTTTACAGGAACCAAGGAAAACGGTTGGTCGGGATCTACACCCGCGGGTTGATAGTCTGTTCTAGTTTTGAAGCTGCTAAACGGGATGGCAACGAGCTTTCCTTTCGTAGAGTCATCGATAAATATGGCTTCATAAGAGACCCCATTAGCATCATATAGCTCCAATCTAATTTTAGCTTTCGTTCCGCCTGCTACCTTAAACTGCAGCCCAGTGAAAGCAGACCAATCTTCTTGGAACTGATCACAGGTCGCACCAAGCCAGCCTTTTGGTTGTAAGAGATATTTTATTGTTAATACTCCATCGGCACCGACTGTTTGTGTTATTGTAGATGCGCCGTCATTAAATGGTTTTTGCTTAGCGAAATAATTGATATAGTTTTTGTCCGCACTACCTTGGCCTTTTACCTCAAATTTTTCCGCAGCAAGGGCAGTAGTGAAAAGACCAACCACAAATAAGAACACTAACGTTATTACCAAAGATTTTTTCATTTTAATCCCCCTAAAATTTATGTTTTTAATTTTAGCGCGCGCGCGCAGCTGGAACTTTAATATCTTCTGGCGTCAAATTGTTATTTGGCGCAGAAAAATAGGCTAGCAGATACACGATAGCTGCTGTAAAATCAATGGCATTTTCATTCGTAGAATAGGATTCACTCACATCAATATAAGTTTTTGCGGGAGGGACGTTGCCCTTTGCAAGCAATTGAGCTTGCACTGGATCACCACCTGGCCAGCTATTGGGTCCGCCAGTTAGCCAACCTGGAATGTAAATTCCAGTACTTACCCGTATTCGATTGTGTACGTTTTGTGTAGGATTGGTGCCAGAACCAGTCAAATAACAAACTCCGTTAGTATTTCTGCCTAAGGCATAATGTACTTGGTCTAGGGCAGCATTTAAATAGGATTTTTTTGGATCAAGTTGATAAGCTAAGACCAGCATACTAGCCTTGCTCATGGCTACTTTATTAGATGCCCAAGTATATTCATTTTTGCCGAGTGAACAACTGTAACCATCGGCTTCAATTTGTTTTAATGTACTATCGGCATAGCTAAGAAACGCTTGTTTAACTTGTATTTTTAGACTTTCGTCTGCAGCAGGATTGGTCACATATGCCCATTGTCCTAAGGCTAATGAATTTGTCCAGCTAAAGGCTTTCGGTTTAATAACAATTACCTTGGAAAAGTTATTCTTTAAATATTCTTCGTATTGCTTATCGCCCGTAGTCTTAAATAATTCAGCGGCGAGCCAAATACGCTCTTCTATATCGCCTGTTAGAGTAAGGTTAGGATACCCTGCATTTACGGCTGCAAGCCATAAATGATGTTCATTTTCAGCTGTTTTTTCGTATGGTCCCGAACCACTATTCTGACCAGGATCAGAACGGAACATAGGCTCAGGATGATTGCTTAAAAAAGCAAATGCTTTTTTGGAAGCATCTAAGAGCTTGGCGGCATATTGAGGATCATATTTTTGATAGATTCGGGATGCCATAGCATTAGTCGCGCCAAACAGAGCTGTATTATATGTTGCAAGCCCATAGACATACTGAGGATATTTTTCATCTTCTGGTCTAGTGTTTAAATCCGACCAATAAGATCCAGAGGTTTTAAGGTAAACAGCGCCATCATGACGCTGCATTTTGAGCAGCCAATCCAGTTCACACTTCATTTCTACCAATACGTCAGGCATATCAGGAGCTGCTTCATCTACGGCAATCCCCTCGGGGAAGAACATCTGTCCTCTTTTAAATTTTTCTGGTTGGGCTTCATAAGCCAATAAAATATTGGCAACAGTAATTCCGCCTGTTGGTACATATTTTCCATAATCACCGGCATCATACCAACCTCCAGTAACATCCACAACGTCACCTTTGGTGCTAATACCATCAGAGAAGAATACTTTAGCAACCTTTGCTTTCTCGTGATCCATGGCATGCTTTAGACCGGTGATAGGATCATTCATTGCAATATTACTCCGTGCTAACGTATAAGTACGCAGTGTATGAACCAGTGGTATGTAATAGATATTATCATTAATTTCAAACTTATAAGAACTGCCTATTCCAGTCACTTTCACTACATAGGTGCCAGGCGTGGTTACTGCTGAAAAATCGGCTTTCCTTACCACATCCCCAGAGGAGATGTCCTTTCGTGGGGCGGATAAAACACCTTTATAAACAATCTCATTCGTATCTGCATTCATGATTTGAAACTCATTGCTGCTTTTAGTTGCTACAACAATAGCAACTTTAGGGTAATCTGGCAAATAGCCTACTTGGTCTACATGAATTTTACCATCTGTAGCGTTACCAGTATCAGCAAATACAGGACATGCTGTGAGTAACACAAAAAGAGTAAAGGTAGCAAAGCCTAACATTTTATAAAAAAATTTTTTCATCCATCTTTTCCCCCATGCTGCATTTCATTCGCAAAAACCTTTTGCAAACTGTAGTATTCCTAACCGCTCCGTAGCAACATCAACATTATTGTTCACCACCTCCGGTAGCAGATGTTTCTGCTCCGCAAATTTTTCGCCAAAATTGTTTTCTTCTCTAGAATGCAATTGCCATGCCATTAACTTACAATCCAGTTACCTACCCCAAAAGCTAGTTTGCGCTGATAATTTCGCTATTTGCATAAAAAACTGCACCAATACACATTTCATTGAAAATCGATACACGAGCCGAAAGAGAGAAATCTACATCGCCGAAACTAGTGGAAGAACCTGCAATTTTTGCCAGAGCTGATAGAATTTTGCAAGATTGAAGAGAAAAAGGATGTTTTAATGATGATGGTAATGATAGTAAGCTCCTAGATATACTTGGCGTAATAAGATAGTAAGGATACAGTGTCAATGAGTGTAGGATACACATTTGCGATTAAGATACATAAGATACGTTTTCATAGCAGTCGTGTGTAGACGATGCTGGGTATTTTAAGTCTAAAGGAATAAATTGCAATGCCTCATCGAGATAAAAGAAAAAAGACTCAAGACGCAGCGAAACACTGCAAATTGAGTCTTAAAATTATCATTAGGTAATTTTGTTGTTTTCCTCCGTGGTTACCTTTTAACAAGAATTTTGGTAACTTCTGCAATATATAAGGTATGATGATCAACATCAGGATACCATTGTTCGTTAAGTTCTTGAGCCACGAAGCACTCAGGTTTATACTCTTGCGCATACAGCTTTTTGCAAAGAATGGCTATATTTGCTTCTTCAAAATATGGAACAGTATCGGTATGAAGAACAGTTAGATTGGAGTTTTTAATTTTGTCTTCATCTCTACCAGACTTTGTTCCTAGATAACTTAATGTTTTTCTAAAGCTTTCATCAAAAAAAGTGAGTGAAAATGTGTCTGATGTATCTATGAATTCTTTCGTGTAGCGTTGGGGACGGATGACAATGTAGGCGACATTTTTTGCCCACATTACACCAAATCCCCCCCAAGATGCAGTCATGGTGTTCAGTTTACCTTCTTTTTCAGCAGTAATGAGCATCCAATCCTTACCAATCAGCTTAAATGGGCTATGATCAAATTCTTCGGGTTTAATTTCACTAAATGTAGTCATAGAAATCTCCTTTACTTTTAAGTTTACTTACAGAATATTTATATGTATATATGATAATATAAATATATAGGGAAATATAGTATGCACTTTTTAGTGCGGTACTATCCATAAGGGTATCATGTTTACAGAATTGAAAAGTGATATTCCAAAAGACAACCAGATGCTGCTTAATGTAAAATAGATTGTAATAGATTTGTCCTACAACGTAAAAGATAGTTACGATTGCTGCTTTTATGTGGCTTGCGGATACGAGCCATACGTACTACGAAACAAATTATAGTTTAGGTTATAGAGGTTAGGAGGAAGTGTATGTTAAATATCGGCTGCCATTTATCCGTATCGAAAGGATATCGGCATATGGGAAAAGAGGCTCTTTCGATTGGGGCGAATACGTTCCAGTTTTTTACTCGCAATCCGCGGGGTAGTAAAGCAAAGAAAATAGATGAACAAGACGTGGCTGCACTGCTACAGTTGTTAAAAGAAAATAAGTTTGCAACGCTTTTGGCACATGCGCCGTATACACTGAACGCCTGCTCTGCTGATCCGGGGCTGCGGGAATTCGCCGGAAAAGTTTTTGCAGAGGATCTCGCTAATTTGGAATATTTACCGGGGAATTTTTACAATTTTCATCCGGGAAGTCATGTGGGACAAGGGGTGGAAGTTGGCATCAATTTCATAGCCGATATGCTCAATGAAATTCTGCGCCCAGAGCAAAATACAAGAGTGTTGCTTGAAACAATGGCAGGTAAGGGCAGCGAAGTTGGCCGCAGTTTTGAAGAGCTCCGTGCCATTCTTGACAAGGTAGAGTTGAGTGACAAAATGGGTGTATGCCTTGATACCTGCCATGTGTTTGACGCAGGATATGACATCGTGAACAACCTTGATGGTGTGCTTGAACAGTTTGACCAAGTGATCGGTCTTGATAAGCTTTATGCCATTCATCTCAATGACAGTCTAAACCAACTGGAAAGCCACAAAGACCGCCATGCCTGTATTGGCACAGGTAACATTGGCTTAGAACCAATTGTTCGTATCATTAATCATCCTCAACTCCGCAATTTGCCCTTCTTCTTAGAAACGCCTAATGAGCTTCCTGGTTATGCCGAGGAAATAAAGCTACTAAGAGAAGCTTATCAAGAATAAGGAGAAGACAATGGAGATTTTTCAGTATGGGCAAAGAGAAATTGAGTACTTAAAAAAGAAAGATAAAAAACTAGCAGAAGCAATTGATCGTATTGGATTTATTACACGCGAAGTGATTCCGGATTTATTTGCTGCACTTGTCAACAGTATTGTTGGCCAGCAGATATCTATGAAAGCTGCCGATACTGTGTGGGCGCGTATGCAGGAACGTTTCTTTGAAATTACACCGGAAAGAATTGCCTTAAAAACAACGGAAGAAGTACAGCAATGTGGTATGACCATGAAAAAGGCGATTTATATCAAAAATATTGCCGATGCCGTACTCAGCGGTGAGTTTAAAATCACGGAACTTTACGAATTACCGGATGATGAAGTATGCAAACGGCTGTCCGCTCTCAACGGTATCGGAGTGTGGACAGCACAAATGCTGATGACGTTTTGTTTGCAACGTCCGAATATTGTAAGTTGGGATGACCTTGCAATTCGGCGCGGCATGACGATACTTTACCACCACAGGAAGCTTGATAAGGCAAAGTTTGAGAAATATAGAAGGCGTTATTCACCTTATGGAACCGTTGCAGCACTCTACCTTTGGGAAATCTCAGTTGGGAAGTAATATCTTACTAAGATTGACTTTCTCCATGCTGTGAAATACAATTTACCTAACAACTGGTCGTTATGGAGGATAGATGTGAGCACTAAAACTAGAGATAAAATAATAAAAGTTGCACTTACTTTATTTGCTAATGATGGATATGATGCAACCAGTATGGAGAAAATTGCGACTGGAGTAGGGATTAAGAAATCATCCCTATACACATTCATAGCTAGTAAAGAAGCACTCTTTTGGGAAATTTATGAAAACGTTGAGGCATCATATCATAACTATATGGCGCAGCTGCTAACAGATTCAGCAAGTATGGCACCCGATAAAAGGCTGTATTATCTCTTCAAACATTATTTACTTGGTAATCAGAATGTTTCTAGAGAACAGGATATAGCGGAGAGGACTTTTTGGATTCGTATTATGTTTTTTCCCCCAGCAGTCATAAAAGATCGGCTGCTAAGTACAGCGTTACAACATGAGAGGGAACTTGGTGAGAAGTATCAAGAAATAATCAGAGAGGGTATTCGTCAAGGAGTATTTCGGAAAGCCCCGGTGGAAGAAATCTTGCTCTCTTACTATAGTCTAAGGCAAGGACTCTATGCTCTTATGAGTGTGTATATGACGGATATGCCGCAAGCGCAAAAACTTGAGCAGATTGAAACGGTTTGGGATAATTATTGGCATGGAATAAAAGTAAGATAGTAGGGAATTTTAAGGCAAGTTGTAAAAGGATTTCGGTAATTACCGGAGTCCTTTTATTGTGCTT
This window encodes:
- a CDS encoding methyltransferase, which gives rise to MPNLKNPMAPQELLVAGAALKMGIFDALRDKATSLEELASNLSMDHRALWTVMEALISLGYVNRNGETLKVTMEANDLFFNEDSENYLGNSLIHTFNVIKAWTHLPEILKSGQPYKYERDQQDIKGFMSAMKKTAKEIAQQLVTISLDGLPEKARVLDLGGGPLNYARPFAAAGAEVTVQDIPEVCAIMEPTLLPEENIKFVPGDFTEEVFSGQFNLIFLGNICHIYGEEENLLLFKRVHDSLQEGGRITILDFVRGVSPRAELFGVNMLANTKTGGTWTLDQYTDWLKAAGFSQVKMHDIDGRQILTATRGA
- a CDS encoding glutamate synthase subunit beta → MAKPTGFMEYTREVAKERSPRERIQDWKEFHIGLNEEKQRIQAARCMDCGTPFCHSGVMISGAASGCPINNLIPEWNELIYKGLWEKALQRLLKTNNFPEFTGRVCPAPCEGSCTLGINEPMITIKANECSIIDYAYRKGWMKPNTPTIRTGKKVAVVGSGPSGLACAEQLNQVGHWVTVLERSDRIGGLLMYGIPNMKLDKKIVQRRIDLMEEEGILFRTKIEVGKTLPAEELLTDFDAVVLCIGATKPRDLIASGRENSGVYFAVDFLHANTKSLLDSSMKVVGIPSAKGKDVIVIGGGDTGTDCVATAIRQGCTSVVQFEILPKPPLIRDSNNPWPEWPKVFKTDYGQEEAQTLFGSDPREFSIMTKKIIGDETGHIRSLQTVQVEWRKNDLGKFVPLEVQGSEKDWPVQLVLIAMGFLGPEEDILRKLGVEQGMHSNVKTPEDSFATNIKGVFCAGDARRGQSLVVWAIDEGRRAAKECDKYLMGYSNLP
- the gltB gene encoding glutamate synthase large subunit yields the protein MKNYKVPPKQGLYDPQFEHDSCGMGFVVSIKGEKSNEILRRSLIGLTNLSHRGGVGSEPDTGDGAGILIQIPHAFMKKVCKDQIDLPEWGEYGIGTVFLPVDTERRIYYEACLEDIVKSEGQELLGWRDVPTDPSRLGKTAKDCMPCIRQVFIGRGNELKSQLDFERKLFVIRKMGEKLAQESSSVMAESFYISSLSSRTIVYKGMLKAEQLALFYPDLNDPSCETALALIHSRYSTNTFPSWERAHPNRYIIHNGEINTLRGNINQMHAREALFQTEVFGEDLSKVLPVINPDGSDSAMFDNCVEFLMLSGMSLPHVMMMMIPEPWSNHESMGDEKKAFYEFHSCLMEAWDGPAAMGFTDGVRIGAVLDRNGLRPSRYYVTSDGMVVLASEVGVFDIPDEKIIKKDRLYPGKMLLIDTKEGRIVNDEELKHTIASAHPYREWLNRYIVHLNDLPDIRSEKMEDKIRLVQKQKAFGYSYEDLRMILVPMAKDGVDPIGAMGNDIPLSVLSERPQLLYEYFKQLFAQVTNPPIDALREAIVTSTEVLLGSEQNLLAQKPLSCRRIKLSSPILDNHELEKLKNINIQGFKAITLSTLYQVSQEDTGLELALKTLFAAAENAVAGGANLLILSDRGINKEYAAMPSLLAVAGLHHHLIREGLRTQASIILESGEPREVHHFACLLGYGVSAINPYIAFESITQLIKEGFIEDLEVEKAISQYSKASTKGVIKILSKMGISTVQSYQGAQIFEAVGLGQVFIDKYFTRTISRIGGVGIKEIAQGIKMRHEAAFASSPLQEEGLVSGGKYQYRSHEEYHLYNPETIHKLQYACRTGNYESFKEYSKLINDNNQKKCTLRGLIVFKPGASSVPLNEVEGIDSICKRFKTGAMSFGSISKEAHEAVAIAMNRIGGKSNTGEGGEDPVRFHREPSGDLKCSAIKQVASGRFGVTSEYLVNAEEIQIKMAQGAKPGEGGQLPGGKVYPWIAKVRYSTPGVGLISPPPHHDIYSIEDLKELIHDLKNVNSRARISVKLVSEAGVGTIAAGVAKGLADVILISGYDGGTGASPRTSIRHAGLPWELGLAETHQTLLINNLRSRVTLETDGKLMTGRDVAIAALLGAEEFGFATAPLVALGCVMMRVCHLDTCPVGVATQNPKLREKFTGDPQHVVNFMLFVAQELREIMAKLGFRTLNEMVGRSDQLEMSSAIEHWKAKCLDYSAIFYQPSVPKTVGRYYQIPQDHSLTLSLDNRLLLKLCGPAIKAGDKIQATIPIRNTDRVVGTILGSEITRRYGPVGLPDHTIKLHFIGSAGQSFGAFIPQGMTMILEGDANDYIGKGLSGGKIIVYPPKNIKFIPEENIIIGNVAFYGATSGEAYINGVAGERFCVRNSGIQAVVEAVGDHGCEYMTGGRVVVLGPTGRNFAAGMSGGIAYVFDENGRFSHMCNKEMVELALVENSGERAEVKAMIQNHFIYTDSNRAKEILEEWEFVWHKFVKVIPKDYKRMLEAIEEAHIEGLTGDEALMAAFQKNHRDFARIGGN
- a CDS encoding carbohydrate binding domain-containing protein; this translates as MKKSLVITLVFLFVVGLFTTALAAEKFEVKGQGSADKNYINYFAKQKPFNDGASTITQTVGADGVLTIKYLLQPKGWLGATCDQFQEDWSAFTGLQFKVAGGTKAKIRLELYDANGVSYEAIFIDDSTKGKLVAIPFSSFKTRTDYQPAGVDPDQPFSLVPVKTLNISPLEGKGTIIFSEMRLYK